The DNA region TCGTCCAAAGGCCCAAAGGATTTAAATCCCTTGATCACAGAGAGAACACCATGCCCCCGGTAGTTGAGATAAACTGCAGAACCACGGTACTTTTGCTCTGGCTTAATTGACGTTCTCCCAGATACTCCTGTCTGAACCGGATTAGTTAGCGTTATAAACCCGAGTTCAAAGCCTTCGGAGGTGGTAACTGTGATTGATAAGGTTTACTGCGCCGGTGTTAAGCCCGAGATGGAGGGCAAGAGGGTTAAACTGGCTGGCTGGGTCTACAGGAAAAGGGAAGTTGGAAAGAAGGTTTTCATAGTCCTCCGCGACTCAAGCGGGATAATCCAGACGGTATTTGATGGGGAGCTCGGTGGAGAAGCCTACGCCCTGGCCAAAAACGTCGGAATCGAGTCCAGCGTCATCATCGAGGGGACGGTTAAGGCAGATCCGCGCGCCCCCAACGGTGTGGAGGTCCAGGCGGACAGGATAGAGGTAATCCAGAACGTGGATGCCTTCCCAATAACGAAGGATGCAAGCGAGGAGTTCCTGCTCGACGTCAGGCACCTCCACCTCCGCTCTCCAAAGGTAGCGGCCATAATGAAGGTTAAAGGCACGATGATGCAAGCAGCTAGGGAATGGCTCCTTCAGGACGGCTGGTACGAGGTCTTTCCGCCGATACTGGTCACGGGGGCAGTTGAAGGCGGTGCGACCCTCTTCAAGCTCAATTACTTCGACAGGACAGCTTACCTCAGCCAGTCGGCCCAGCTCTACCTTGAGGCGGCGATTTTTGGCCTCGAAAAGGTCTGGAGCCTCACGCCGAGCTTCAGGGCCGAGAAGAGCAGGACGAGGAGGCACCTAACCGAGTTCTGGCACCTCGAGCTTGAGGCCGCCTGGATGGACCTCTGGGACATAATGAAGGTGGAGGAGGAGCTGGTAAGCTACATGGTGCAGAGAACCCTGGAGCTCAGGAAGAACGAGATAGAACTCCACAGGAAGGATTTAACCACCCTCAAGAACACGGTTCCCCCGTTCCCGAGGATAAGCTACGACGAAGCCATCGACATACTCCAGAGCAAGGGCGTCAACATTCAATGGGGCGATGACATGGGGGCGGATGAGGAGAGGATCCTGACGGAGGAGTTCGAGAGCCCGTTCTTTGTCTACGGCTATCCAAAGCACATCAAGGCCTTCTACATGAAGGAAGACCCGAGCGACCCGAGGAAGGTTCTCGCCGCTGACATGCTCGCCCCAGAAGGCTACGGCGAGGTTATTGGCGGCTCCCAGCGTGAGGACGATTACAACAAGCTGGTGCAGAGAATCCTTGATGAGGGCATGAAGCCTGAGGACTACCAGTGGTACCTCGACCTGAGGAAGTACGGTGGCGTTCCCCACAGCGGCTTCGGCCTCGGCCTGGAGAGGCTCGTGACCTGGGTTCTCAAGCTCGACCACGTGAGGTGGGCGACCCTCTTCCCGAGGACGCCGAGCAGGCTGTATCCATGAGCCCTCTGCTTGCAAAGCACTCGCAGGGTTTTCTCTTTTTTTACCCCTGTCTTCCCTCAGTTTTAACCAACGCCGGAAGATACTCGGGGAGTGGCTTTCTGCCGTCCGCTAAGGAGGCCTGAACGACAGTGAAGATCCCCTAAAGGTTAGGCGTTCTCTGGTGAGGCATAATTAGCGGGGGTTTCTATGAAAAGGGCTTTTAAAATGATTTTCCGCCAGCGCTTTGTGAAAAGGGCTGTTGTGGTGGGCCCGCGGGGGTTCGAACCCCGGACCTCCGCCGTGTGAGGGCGGCGTCATAACCAGTCTAGACCACGGGCCCATCCCGTCCAATGGAACGGGGACGCCGTTATAAATTTTTCGTCATCCCACCGCGGAAACTTTTTAACCCTCCCATCCTTCACCCCCAAGGTGAGGGGCTTGAAAACCCTGTGGGCACCATGGAGGATAGAGTACATACGCTCACCGAAGCATAAAGGCTGTATATTCTGCGACTTCCCGAAGGAGAACGAGGACAGGGAAAGGCTCATCCTCTACCGCGGAGAGCACAGTTTTGTCATAATGAACAACTACCCCTACAACCCGGGCCACGTCATGATTGCCCCCTACCGGCACGTCGGGAAGTGGGAGGACCTCACAGATGAGGAACTCCTCGAAATAATGAAGCTCTCCCAGCTCATGATAAAGGCCATAAAGAAGGCGATGAACCCGGACGGCTTTAACCTCGGGGTTAACCTCGGCCGCGTTGCCGGGGCTGGGATAGATGACCACGTTCACCTCCACATTGTCCCGCGCTGGAACGGGGACACGAACTTCATGCCGGTAATAGCGGACACAAAGGTAATTCCCGAGTCCCTGAAAGAAGCCTACGACGAGCTGAAAAAGGCGATAGAAGAAGTTCTAAAGGGATAGCAAGGGCCTCGGGGGGTGGCCTTCAGCACTTCTCAGTGCCGGGCCAACCCCACAGACCTCTCCCCTTTAGCTGAGCCTCTTTCTCATGAACTCCTCGAACCTGTTCATCGCCTCCTCAAGTATCTCCACCGGTGGTAAGAAGACTATCCTGAAGTGCCATTCCCCGGCCCTTCCAAACCCTGAGCCGTGAACGAAGAGAACGTGCGCCTGGTGGAGAACGTCGAGGACAAACTCCTTGTCGCTCTTCCACTTCGAGCGCTCCTCTATCCTCGGGAAGATGTAGAAGGCTCCCTGGGGCTTCTGGGTGCTTATCCCCGGAATCTCCGTGAGGCGCTTGTAGATGTAGTCCCTCCTCTCGCGGAGCTTTTTCATGTATTCTTCAAGGTAATCCATCGGGCCGGTTAGGCCTGCTATGGCAGCCAACTGGGCCGGCGTGCTCGGGCATATTCTTATACGCGTGAGCCTGTCTATGGCTTCCCTGACTTCAGCGAGCTTGTCCTCAGGGTCAACGTAGTAGAAGTAGCCCAAACGCCAGCCAGTTGCGAAGTAGACCTTGGAGAGGCCGTTCATGACTATTACCGGAACGTCCTTGGTGAGGGAGCCGGGGGAAACGTGCTTTCCTTCGTAGGTCATGAGGTCGTATATCTCGTCGCTTATAACGGGCAAATCGTACTCCCCCGCAAGGTCGAGGATTTCCCTGAGGGTCTTCTTCTCGTAGAGAGCACCGGTCGGGTTGTTGGGGTTTATCACGGCTATAGCCTTCGTCCTCTCGTTTATGCGCTTCCTCATGTCCTCTATGTCCGGCTGCCAGCCGTTCTCCTCTATCGTCTCGTACTCGTTGGGGATTCCTCCGTAGAACTTGACGAGGCCCGTGTAGGGCGGATAACCCGGACTCGGGACAAGTATGTTGTCGCCCGGGTCAAGGAGGCCGCCGAATATGAGCTGGAGCGCCTCGGTAACGGCCGCGGTAACGCGGACGTCGTCGGGGGTTATGTCAACGCCGTTCTTTCTCTTCTCGCGCTGGACGACGGCTTCCCTCATCTCCAGGAGGCCCTCGCTTGGCCCGTAGTAGTTGTGGCCCTCCCTTAGGGCGCGGCAGTAGGCTTCGATCATGTGCTCCGGCGGCTGGAAGTCGTACTTGCCAGGATCCCCTATGTTGAGGCTGATGACCTTTATCCCCTTCTTTTCAAGCTCCCTGGCCGGGAGAACAACGTCCCTTATCGCGTACTCAACACCCATGCCCCTTTCAGATGGACGAATCATTTCAATCACCACCTTAATGATGAGAGACCCTTCATAAAACTTTTTCGTAGCCCTGAATCGACTGAGAGCGCAAACTTTTATAATACCTCCGCGAACTGTTCCACATGAACATCCTGATCCCGCTTCTCATCGGTTTCGCGGTAGGGCGCGCACTGCTGGCCAGCGAATCCCTTAGAGGGATGAAGCTGGACTCACTCCTCAGCGCGACGGTTCTCCTCTTGGTGTTCCTCATGGGGATCGAGGCCGGGAAGGTGGAGATCGCCGCAGGCTGGCTTGCCCTCTCATCCATCCTCCTGGCGGCTCTCACTTCCGCCGGCAGTGTTCTCCTTGGCTTCCTCGCCTGGAGGTGGTTGAAGTGAACCGCTTCCCGGTAATGGTCATTGCCTCCCTCTCACTCGGTTTCATAGCGGGCAGAACTCTCTCTCCGGGCCTCGGGAACCTCTACGAGTGGGTTCTCTATGCCCTGATTTTTCTGATAGGCGTTGATCTCGGGAAGGGGCTGGACTTTAACGCCCTCCGGAAGTCGGGGAGCGTAGGCGTGTTTCTGGCCATCACAACCGTTCTGGGCTCCATCGCGGGGGCCCTCCTCGCCGGGCTTTTCCTGGGCATCCCCCCAAGGTACGCCTCCGCCATAGGGGCCGGCTGCGGCTGGTACTCGATAACCGGTCCAATAATAGCCCGGTATTCTGCCATCTACGGCACACTGGGCTTCCTTGCCAACCTCCTCAGGGAAATCCTCACGGTAATCCTGTACCCGTTCTCGGTTAGGCTCATCCCTCCAGAGGTAGGCCTCACCATGGGCGGAGCAACCACAATGGACACGACGCTTGGAATAATAACCAGGGCCGGTGGAAAGGAGATAGCTCTAATTGCGTTTGTCCACGGCTTCGTTATAACCATGCTGGTGCCTATCCTGCTCCCCCTGATATTGGGAAGGTAAAGAGAAAAGGCTCACTTCTTCCAGCGCGGGTTGTCCACTACCTTAACTTCCCCGTTCTCCTCGATAACGATCTTGGAGAAGCCCTTCTCGGCTATGCTCCCGTAGTCGTGGCCGGCGTCGGCAGGGTAAACCGCCAGGAAGATGAACGGCTCGTTGCCAGTGTTCACAGTCCTGTGGGCCCAGTAGGGCGGGACGTAGACGACGGTTCCAGGGCCCATGGGTATCCACTCGGCCTTCCCTTCCGGCGTCTGGAGGAGCATTCCGCCCTTCCCCCTGATGCCGTAGTATATCTCCGCCCTGTCGGCCTTCGCGTGGAAGTGGCCCTTCGTGAAGAAGAACTCCTTACCGACCTTGCCCGGGTAGAGGACTGTGGTCGCAAAGTTGAGGTCGCCGTCCTTCTCCTCCTGCTCTATGGCGTAGACCTCATAAACGACCGGGTCTTCCCTGAGGAGCTCGTTGTAGGCCTTCTCGTCGAGGAAATAGCCCTTCAAACTGCTGAGCCTCCTGACGAGCTTTTGGGCCCCCGGAATGACACCGGTTTCGAGGTCTATGTCGACACCCATCGGCTTCTTGTACTCCATCGGCATCACCGGGATAAGATACGCCAGGCCCTATTTAACCTTTCCCTTCTGTATCACCAGCGGTGTTATACGAGTACACTGAGGGTGTACGCCGTTCCCATGGCCACCGCCCAGTAGCCGGCGTTCCACCTCAGAACCTTGTAACCGTCGAGGGGAGGTACCGGCCAGAGGTTGAAGAACGCCAGCCAGAAGTTAACCGAGGCCGTTACTGCTAAGACTGCCTGTATGCCCCCCGGGGTAGCCTGAATCAGGAGAAGTGACACTATGCCAACCACCATGTTGGTTGCCGGGCCGGCCAGGGCTATCTTTCCGAAGGCCTCCCTGTCCGCGAGCATATAGGGAGCGTAGATCTGGACCGCACCGAGGGCCGCGAATATCCAAGCGCTCCCGGTTAGAACCCGAGTGAGCAGGCCCAAAGCCAGGGCTATGACTATCCCTGTGTCCCATCTCCTGTAGTACGCCCTGTAGCCGTACCGCCCGGCCACCTGCCTGTGGGCGAGCTCGTGGAAGATGAAAGCCGTCAGGACTGCCAGTGAGACGTAGGGCATGTTTCTGATCTCGAAGTTTGAGAAAAGGAGCAGGAGCACGAGAAAAGATATTGCGAGGTCTTCGACTTCGCGGGGGTTCATCTGGCTTTCACCTCAATTTTCTTGCCGAGCACAAGTTCGGCCGCTTTCACTGCCGCCCCCCCAGTTCCGACGGCTATTCTAACCTGGTCAGCCGGGACATAGACGATTATCTTATCCCCCTCGTATTTAACCTCCAGTATCTCGACGTTGAGCATTCTCTTGAGCTTTTTGAAGGTCTCGTCCATGGCTCTCCCCGGGAGGATATTGACGGGGGTTATAAAAGCTTCACGGTGAGCTCAATCGAATGCCGAATTCAGGAGGCGCTCAATGCCCTCCCTGTGCCCCAGGCCAACAACGGCAACTACCTTTGGCTTCCTGGTTACGGCGAGGAGATTCCTGACTATCGAGACAAGGTTCCCCGCCATGATTGCGTTTCGCTCCTCCACCAGAACCCTGTAGAGGTAGGGATACCTCCTTCGAAACTCGAGGGTCATCCACCGGTAATCCTCCACAGGGCTGGCAGGCGTTTCCGCCCCACCAACCAGGGGTAAAAACACCGAAAAGCCCTCCAGGAGGAGAAGCAACTTTTCCCTCCGTGGGGCGGCAAGGATTTTTGTCAGAATTGTTCTGATGTCTTCATCGATAAGGTAGAGAGGAATCCCCATCTCCCCGGCTGCCTTCACAGCCGCGATCATTTCACCGCCGGGTTCCATTCCAAACTCCCTTCCGAGGATCTCCTCAAACTTTGTCAGCAGATATCCAACCAACCCACCCCGGCCGAGTTTAAGGCTCGTTACGAAGTCCGCCCTCTCTCCGGAGAGAAGGGAGTGGAGGCGAAGGGGATCAAGCTCGACCGCTACGGCAGTGGGCCTTTCCTTTTTTATCGCAGAAACAACCTCCTCCCTGCTGAGGGGAGAGACGTGCATCGTCCCTATCACCTTCACGTAGCGCAGGTAGTTCATAACTCTCCCTCCAGGACGTTCCTGAGCTCCCACCGGTTAGATTCAACTGTCAAAAGATCGAAATCTTTTGGGACTATAAAGTCCACGTCGCACAGTTCGGTGGCTTTGGACAGGTATTCGCCATAGGAATAGCGAAAGGCCCTGTGGAAGAGGGCGAGGAGTTTTACCTTTGCCCTTTTTGCCACATCACAGGCCTCCTCGACTGTGGAATGATAGCTCTCCCCCCTATCCTCAGGGGTTAGGTAAGTCGCGTCATGAATAAGGAGATCCGCTTTCTCGGAGAAGAGAGCCACCCTTTTACAGGGTGCCGTATCGCCGGTGTAAACCAGTTTAACGCCCCTTCTCCGGGGCCCAGTCACGTCCTCCAGGCGGATGACCCTGCCGTTCAACTCGATTTGGCCCTCGCGCTCGAGCTTCCCAAGCAATGGCCCGGGTTCCAGCCCATAAACCTTCAACTTTTCAGGAAGGAACTTCCCGCGCCTGTCCTCCTCCTTGAATACGTAGCCAAGGGCAGGAATCCCGTGTTTAACTCTGAAACTCCGTATTTCATACCCATCGAACTTCAGCCTGGCCTCTCCGAGTTCGTGGACGTAGATATCAAAGGCGGGCCCAAAAAAGCCGCTGTTGATAAAGTTCTGGACGAACTCAAAGGTGTGCTCTGGCCCGTAGATGTGGAGGGGCTTTTTTCTGTTCCAGAGGTTCATGGTCTGGAGAAGCCCCCCGAGACCGAGGTAGTGGTCACCGTGGAAGTGGGTTATGAATATCTTATCTATCTTCATCGGGCTGAGCTTTGCGACGTTCATCTGCCGGATTGTCCCCTCCCCGGCGTCAAAGAGCAGAATTTCACCCCCGTACCTCACCGCTATTGAGGGAACGTTCCGCTCCCGGTTCGGCATTATGCCTCCAGTACCGAGAAAGTAAATCCGTAACATGTTCAAAGATCTCCCGGCCGTCTTAAAAGCTCTGCCCCCGGAAAGAGTTAAAACCTGCAGGTCGTAGATTCTACCGGTGAAACAGATGGAAGAAATCATGAGGGCTATTGAGGGGAGGGAGGTAAAGAAACTCGCCAGCCTTCTCTACTACAAGACGGACGAACTCAGCGACGAGCAGCTCGGGGATGTCCTCAAAAAGGCTGAGGAGCTGGCCCTGGAAAAAAAGGACTACGAACTTTACAAGCTGGTTGTCTACTACTACCACGAGTTCCTTGGGGTGGACAGGATAAGCGAGTTTGAGGGGCTGGCAGAAAGGGAGGGCTCCTTCGAAGCTAAGTTCCACCTTGCTGACCTTTATTTCCTCCTCGGAGAACTTGAGAAAAGTCTCGCCCTGTATCAGTCCCTCCTGGAGGAGGAGATAACCAAAGGAAACACCGGGCACGTTGCAGAGATATACTACAGCATGGCACTGATCCAGGAGGAGCTTCAGGACTACGAAAAGGCCTACGAGCTTCTTGAACTGGCGGAAAAGAAGTACGAAGAGCTGAAAGACGAGGAAAAGATCCTCCATATAAGGGTCTACAAAGCCTACGTGAAGTTCGAAATGGGGGACATCTACGAGGCAAAGGCCATGCTCGGCTCTCTACTTCCGAGGGTGGTTGAGACGGGAAACAACGCCCTCCTGGCCGAGATACACCTCACCCTTGAGGAGATATTCGAGGAGAAAGATAACTACGAGGCGGCGCTCCAGGAGTGCCTGTACGCAATGCTGAGGGCCAGGGGGACGGAGTACTACGATGTCGCCTTCGATGCGCTGTTCGATGTTCTGTGGCAGCTCTTCCTTGAGGACAACTTTGAGACTGTATACAACAACATCGACATGTTTAAGAACGCGTTTCCGGAACTGGCGGAGTTCTTTGAGGGCGTCAAGTACCTGGCCCTCTTCAGGGACGGGAAAGTTGAAGAAGAAAAGCTCCGGGAAATCCTTGAACAGGTCAAGGACAGAAGACTGTTAGACCTCCTGGAGCTCCTCGGTGAGGCGGAGCTCTGAGGTCTCCTCCATTATCTTTTCCCGTGGAATCGGCCCGTGGCCACCCCAATGTGACCAGCCGTTATATAATCATTTTGGTCGGGAATAAGTTTAAAAGTACCCGCTTTTAAACCCAAAATCGGGGAGAACACGCATGAGCAGCCAACGAAGGGAAAAAGCCGTGGTTACCAGGGATTTAACGGTATACTACGACTCCAAACCTGCCCTCGAAGGAGTTACATTTGACCTCAACGCAGGAGAAACTCTCTTACTACTGGGCCCGAACGGTGCAGGGAAAACCACCCTGCTGAAAACGATAGCAGGTTTTCACGACAAATACGAAGGTGTTCTACTGGTTTTTGGAAGAAAACCGGGGGAAAGCAGGGATCTAATCTCTTACGTCCCCCAGAGCTTCTCTCTCAACGAAAAGGTGCCTCTCTCGGTGATAGAGGTAGTTGCCATGGGGGCCCTGTACAAATCCGGGATAATCCACAGAAAAATTCCCGAGGAGGTCATCAAAAAATCGGAAAAGGCCCTTTCCTTCGTTGGGCTGGATGACATAGAGGACAGACCCTTCAAGAATCTGAGCGGCGGGCAGAAGCAGCGGGTTCTTCTGGCAAGGGCACTGATAAGCGATCCAAGGCTACTCCTCCTGGATGAGCCGCTCTCGGCTCTGGACCCATCAGCCCGGGCCGAGGTTGCGTCAGTTCTGAACAAGATCAAAAAGGAAAAGGGCATCTCCATGATAATAACAACCCACGACATAAACCCCCTCCTCGAGATAGGGGACTGGGTAATGCTCATAAACAGGAGAATGATGGCTTTTGGCCGTCCGGATGATGCACTGAGGGAGGAAATCATTAAGACAGTCTACGGCCCAACGGCCAAGGTAATAAAGGTCGAGGACAGGCTGTACTGCCTTACCGGGGACTTTCATCTTCATTTCCCGGGGGGAAGAAGCCATGATTCCGGAGTTCATAGCAAGGGCGGTAATAGCCAGTATCACGGTTAGCGTTCTGCTGGGGCTCCTAAGCCCGCTGATAAACATGAAGGGACTTGCCTTTCTAACCCATGCCCTATTCCATGCCCTCCTGTTGGGGGCAGTTTTGGGGATGGTACTCGGACTTCTACTAAACAACTACGCGTTGGTAACTTTTGTGGCGATGCTGGTGACTCTGGCGATAGTTTTGACAATAGCCCACCTGGAGCACACAGGCTTTTCCCCGGATTCCTCGGTCGGGATAGTGGCCAGCTTTGTTGCCGGACTGACGGTTCTGGGATTTGGGGTGCTCTACAGGGTCATGGCAACCAGGCCGTATTACCCCC from Thermococcus zilligii AN1 includes:
- the asnS gene encoding asparagine--tRNA ligase, which codes for MIDKVYCAGVKPEMEGKRVKLAGWVYRKREVGKKVFIVLRDSSGIIQTVFDGELGGEAYALAKNVGIESSVIIEGTVKADPRAPNGVEVQADRIEVIQNVDAFPITKDASEEFLLDVRHLHLRSPKVAAIMKVKGTMMQAAREWLLQDGWYEVFPPILVTGAVEGGATLFKLNYFDRTAYLSQSAQLYLEAAIFGLEKVWSLTPSFRAEKSRTRRHLTEFWHLELEAAWMDLWDIMKVEEELVSYMVQRTLELRKNEIELHRKDLTTLKNTVPPFPRISYDEAIDILQSKGVNIQWGDDMGADEERILTEEFESPFFVYGYPKHIKAFYMKEDPSDPRKVLAADMLAPEGYGEVIGGSQREDDYNKLVQRILDEGMKPEDYQWYLDLRKYGGVPHSGFGLGLERLVTWVLKLDHVRWATLFPRTPSRLYP
- a CDS encoding HIT family protein, whose translation is MKTLWAPWRIEYIRSPKHKGCIFCDFPKENEDRERLILYRGEHSFVIMNNYPYNPGHVMIAPYRHVGKWEDLTDEELLEIMKLSQLMIKAIKKAMNPDGFNLGVNLGRVAGAGIDDHVHLHIVPRWNGDTNFMPVIADTKVIPESLKEAYDELKKAIEEVLKG
- a CDS encoding pyridoxal phosphate-dependent aminotransferase, which produces MIRPSERGMGVEYAIRDVVLPARELEKKGIKVISLNIGDPGKYDFQPPEHMIEAYCRALREGHNYYGPSEGLLEMREAVVQREKRKNGVDITPDDVRVTAAVTEALQLIFGGLLDPGDNILVPSPGYPPYTGLVKFYGGIPNEYETIEENGWQPDIEDMRKRINERTKAIAVINPNNPTGALYEKKTLREILDLAGEYDLPVISDEIYDLMTYEGKHVSPGSLTKDVPVIVMNGLSKVYFATGWRLGYFYYVDPEDKLAEVREAIDRLTRIRICPSTPAQLAAIAGLTGPMDYLEEYMKKLRERRDYIYKRLTEIPGISTQKPQGAFYIFPRIEERSKWKSDKEFVLDVLHQAHVLFVHGSGFGRAGEWHFRIVFLPPVEILEEAMNRFEEFMRKRLS
- a CDS encoding lysine exporter LysO family protein, which produces MNRFPVMVIASLSLGFIAGRTLSPGLGNLYEWVLYALIFLIGVDLGKGLDFNALRKSGSVGVFLAITTVLGSIAGALLAGLFLGIPPRYASAIGAGCGWYSITGPIIARYSAIYGTLGFLANLLREILTVILYPFSVRLIPPEVGLTMGGATTMDTTLGIITRAGGKEIALIAFVHGFVITMLVPILLPLILGR
- the pgiA gene encoding glucose-6-phosphate isomerase, with amino-acid sequence MEYKKPMGVDIDLETGVIPGAQKLVRRLSSLKGYFLDEKAYNELLREDPVVYEVYAIEQEEKDGDLNFATTVLYPGKVGKEFFFTKGHFHAKADRAEIYYGIRGKGGMLLQTPEGKAEWIPMGPGTVVYVPPYWAHRTVNTGNEPFIFLAVYPADAGHDYGSIAEKGFSKIVIEENGEVKVVDNPRWKK
- a CDS encoding site-2 protease family protein produces the protein MNPREVEDLAISFLVLLLLFSNFEIRNMPYVSLAVLTAFIFHELAHRQVAGRYGYRAYYRRWDTGIVIALALGLLTRVLTGSAWIFAALGAVQIYAPYMLADREAFGKIALAGPATNMVVGIVSLLLIQATPGGIQAVLAVTASVNFWLAFFNLWPVPPLDGYKVLRWNAGYWAVAMGTAYTLSVLV
- a CDS encoding KH domain-containing protein, which gives rise to MDETFKKLKRMLNVEILEVKYEGDKIIVYVPADQVRIAVGTGGAAVKAAELVLGKKIEVKAR
- a CDS encoding TraB domain-containing protein, producing MNYLRYVKVIGTMHVSPLSREEVVSAIKKERPTAVAVELDPLRLHSLLSGERADFVTSLKLGRGGLVGYLLTKFEEILGREFGMEPGGEMIAAVKAAGEMGIPLYLIDEDIRTILTKILAAPRREKLLLLLEGFSVFLPLVGGAETPASPVEDYRWMTLEFRRRYPYLYRVLVEERNAIMAGNLVSIVRNLLAVTRKPKVVAVVGLGHREGIERLLNSAFD
- a CDS encoding ribonuclease Z, whose product is MLRIYFLGTGGIMPNRERNVPSIAVRYGGEILLFDAGEGTIRQMNVAKLSPMKIDKIFITHFHGDHYLGLGGLLQTMNLWNRKKPLHIYGPEHTFEFVQNFINSGFFGPAFDIYVHELGEARLKFDGYEIRSFRVKHGIPALGYVFKEEDRRGKFLPEKLKVYGLEPGPLLGKLEREGQIELNGRVIRLEDVTGPRRRGVKLVYTGDTAPCKRVALFSEKADLLIHDATYLTPEDRGESYHSTVEEACDVAKRAKVKLLALFHRAFRYSYGEYLSKATELCDVDFIVPKDFDLLTVESNRWELRNVLEGEL
- a CDS encoding tetratricopeptide repeat protein, producing the protein MEEIMRAIEGREVKKLASLLYYKTDELSDEQLGDVLKKAEELALEKKDYELYKLVVYYYHEFLGVDRISEFEGLAEREGSFEAKFHLADLYFLLGELEKSLALYQSLLEEEITKGNTGHVAEIYYSMALIQEELQDYEKAYELLELAEKKYEELKDEEKILHIRVYKAYVKFEMGDIYEAKAMLGSLLPRVVETGNNALLAEIHLTLEEIFEEKDNYEAALQECLYAMLRARGTEYYDVAFDALFDVLWQLFLEDNFETVYNNIDMFKNAFPELAEFFEGVKYLALFRDGKVEEEKLREILEQVKDRRLLDLLELLGEAEL
- a CDS encoding metal ABC transporter ATP-binding protein codes for the protein MSSQRREKAVVTRDLTVYYDSKPALEGVTFDLNAGETLLLLGPNGAGKTTLLKTIAGFHDKYEGVLLVFGRKPGESRDLISYVPQSFSLNEKVPLSVIEVVAMGALYKSGIIHRKIPEEVIKKSEKALSFVGLDDIEDRPFKNLSGGQKQRVLLARALISDPRLLLLDEPLSALDPSARAEVASVLNKIKKEKGISMIITTHDINPLLEIGDWVMLINRRMMAFGRPDDALREEIIKTVYGPTAKVIKVEDRLYCLTGDFHLHFPGGRSHDSGVHSKGGNSQYHG